A window of the Streptomyces sp. JB150 genome harbors these coding sequences:
- a CDS encoding ABC transporter permease, with amino-acid sequence MSRADVAVPGGRAPSALWSLGLLRSELVTTFRRWRTLALLGVLAAVPVLVGVAVKIETSDGSSVSGGGGEGPAFIAQITNNGLFLVFTALAATLPFFLPMAVGVVAGDALAGEANAGTLRYLLVAPAGRTRLLLTKYAATTAFCLAATLVVALSALAVGALLFPLGDLTTISGTRIGFTEGLGRALLIALAVAASLTGIAALGLFVSTLTNSGIAAMATTVGLLITVQILDQIPQLDALHPYFFSHYWLSFADLMREPVLWDDLLRNLGLQALYAAVFGSAAWARFTTKDITA; translated from the coding sequence ATGTCGCGGGCTGACGTCGCCGTGCCGGGCGGACGCGCACCGAGCGCGCTGTGGTCCCTCGGCCTCCTCCGCAGCGAGCTGGTCACCACCTTCCGGCGCTGGCGCACCCTCGCGCTGCTCGGCGTGCTGGCGGCCGTGCCCGTGCTGGTCGGGGTGGCCGTGAAGATCGAGACCAGCGACGGCTCGTCGGTCTCCGGCGGGGGCGGCGAGGGCCCGGCGTTCATCGCCCAGATCACCAACAACGGGCTGTTCCTGGTCTTCACCGCGCTCGCCGCGACCCTGCCGTTCTTCCTGCCGATGGCGGTGGGCGTGGTGGCGGGCGACGCGCTGGCCGGCGAGGCCAACGCGGGCACCCTGCGCTATCTGCTGGTCGCCCCGGCCGGCCGCACCCGGCTGCTGCTCACCAAGTACGCCGCCACGACGGCCTTCTGTCTGGCCGCCACCCTCGTGGTCGCGCTGTCCGCGCTGGCGGTCGGGGCGCTGCTCTTCCCGCTCGGCGACCTCACCACCATCTCCGGCACCCGGATCGGCTTCACCGAGGGGCTGGGCCGTGCCCTGCTGATCGCGCTGGCCGTCGCCGCCTCGCTGACCGGGATCGCGGCGCTCGGCCTGTTCGTCTCGACGCTCACCAACAGCGGCATCGCGGCCATGGCGACGACCGTGGGTCTGCTCATCACCGTGCAGATCCTCGACCAGATCCCCCAGCTGGACGCCCTGCACCCGTACTTCTTCTCCCACTACTGGCTGTCCTTCGCCGACCTGATGCGCGAGCCGGTCCTCTGGGACGACCTGCTGCGCAACCTCGGCCTCCAGGCGCTGTACGCGGCGGTGTTCGGGTCGGCGGCGTGGGCCCGGTTCACGACGAAGGACATCACCGCCTGA
- a CDS encoding NAD(P)H-dependent oxidoreductase, whose translation MARRFLFVLGSSRRGGNTELLARRAAEQLPGDVEQRWIHLAEHPLPDFEDRRHADGVSDGDGPLPEHENITLLRDAALAATDLVIASPLYWYSVSAQTKRYLDHWAAWLRIPGVDFRATMAGRTLWGVTALATEAEVAEPLIGTLNNTAAYMGMRFGGVLLGIGDKPGEVLSDTDALARAKTFFAGEAPLARFPGRD comes from the coding sequence ATGGCCCGTCGCTTCCTTTTCGTGCTCGGCAGCAGCCGCCGGGGCGGCAACACCGAACTGCTGGCCCGCCGGGCCGCCGAGCAGCTGCCCGGCGACGTCGAGCAGCGCTGGATCCACCTCGCCGAGCACCCGCTGCCGGACTTCGAGGACCGCCGGCACGCCGACGGTGTCAGCGACGGTGACGGCCCCCTCCCCGAACACGAGAACATCACCCTTCTGCGTGACGCCGCGCTCGCCGCGACGGACCTGGTGATCGCCTCACCGCTGTACTGGTACTCGGTGTCCGCGCAGACCAAGCGCTACCTGGACCACTGGGCGGCCTGGCTGCGCATCCCCGGTGTCGACTTCCGCGCGACGATGGCCGGGCGCACCCTGTGGGGCGTCACCGCCCTCGCCACCGAGGCCGAGGTCGCCGAACCGCTGATCGGCACCCTGAACAACACGGCCGCGTACATGGGGATGCGCTTCGGCGGGGTGCTGCTCGGCATCGGCGACAAGCCGGGCGAGGTCCTGAGCGACACGGACGCCCTGGCCCGCGCGAAGACCTTCTTCGCGGGCGAGGCCCCGCTGGCCCGCTTCCCCGGACGGGACTGA
- a CDS encoding 2-oxoacid:acceptor oxidoreductase subunit alpha, whose protein sequence is MTSQVSSPAEQADGAVVGGQRRPAGTKDVRRLDRVIIRFAGDSGDGMQLTGDRFTSETASFGNDLSTLPNFPAEIRAPAGTLPGVSSFQLHFADHDILTPGDAPNVLVAMNPAALKANVGDLPRGAEIIVNTDEFTKRAMQKVGYETSPLEDGSLDGYSVHPVPLTTLTVEALKDFDLTRKEAERSKNMFALGLLSWMYHRPTEGTERFLRSKFAKKPDIAEANIAAFRAGWNFGETTEDFAVSYEVAPAAKAFPVGTYRNISGNLALSYGLIAASRQADLPLFLGSYPITPASDILHELSKHKNFGVRTFQAEDEIAGIGAALGAAFGGSLAVTTTSGPGVALKSETIGLAVSLELPLLIVDIQRGGPSTGLPTKTEQADLLQAMYGRNGEAPVPVVAPRTPADCFDAALEAARIALTYRTPVFLLSDGYLANGSEPWRIPELEELPDLRVRFAQGPNHTLDDGTEVFWPYKRDPRTLARPWAVPGTPGLEHRIGGIEKQDGTGNISYDPANHDFMVRTRQAKVDGIDVPDVEVDDPAGARTLVLGWGSTYGPITAAVRRVRKEGGRIAQAHLRHLNPFPRNLGAVLSGYDKVVVPEMNLGQLATLVRAKYLVDARSYTQVNGMPFKAEQLAEALKEAIDD, encoded by the coding sequence GTGACGAGCCAGGTCAGTAGCCCAGCGGAGCAGGCCGACGGAGCCGTCGTGGGAGGGCAGCGCAGACCGGCGGGGACGAAGGACGTCCGCCGCCTCGACCGGGTGATCATCCGGTTCGCGGGGGACTCGGGTGACGGTATGCAGCTCACCGGTGACCGCTTCACCTCGGAGACCGCGTCCTTCGGCAACGACCTGTCGACGCTGCCCAACTTCCCGGCCGAGATCCGCGCGCCCGCCGGCACCCTGCCGGGTGTGTCGTCCTTCCAGCTGCACTTCGCCGACCACGACATCCTGACCCCGGGCGACGCGCCGAACGTGCTGGTGGCGATGAACCCGGCCGCGCTGAAGGCCAACGTGGGCGATCTGCCGCGCGGTGCGGAGATCATCGTGAACACGGACGAGTTCACGAAGCGGGCCATGCAGAAGGTCGGCTACGAGACCAGTCCGCTGGAGGACGGGTCGCTGGACGGCTACAGCGTGCACCCGGTGCCGCTGACCACGCTGACCGTGGAGGCGCTGAAGGACTTCGACCTCACCCGCAAGGAGGCCGAGCGCAGCAAGAACATGTTCGCGCTCGGCCTGCTGTCGTGGATGTACCACCGGCCGACGGAGGGCACGGAGAGGTTCCTGCGGTCGAAGTTCGCGAAGAAGCCGGACATCGCCGAGGCCAACATCGCCGCGTTCCGGGCGGGCTGGAACTTCGGCGAGACGACCGAGGACTTCGCGGTCTCCTACGAGGTGGCGCCGGCGGCGAAGGCCTTCCCGGTGGGCACCTACCGCAACATCTCCGGCAACCTGGCGCTGTCGTACGGCCTGATCGCCGCCTCGCGCCAGGCCGATCTGCCGCTGTTCCTGGGCTCGTACCCGATCACCCCGGCCTCGGACATCCTGCACGAGCTGAGCAAGCACAAGAACTTCGGGGTGCGCACCTTCCAGGCGGAGGACGAGATCGCCGGGATCGGCGCGGCGCTGGGCGCGGCGTTCGGCGGCTCGCTGGCGGTGACGACGACGAGCGGTCCCGGCGTGGCGCTGAAGTCGGAGACGATCGGGCTGGCCGTCTCGCTGGAGCTGCCGCTGCTGATCGTGGACATCCAGCGCGGCGGGCCGTCCACCGGTCTGCCGACCAAGACCGAGCAGGCGGACCTGCTCCAGGCGATGTACGGCCGCAACGGCGAGGCGCCGGTCCCGGTGGTCGCGCCGCGCACCCCGGCGGACTGCTTCGACGCGGCGCTGGAGGCGGCGCGGATCGCGCTGACGTACCGCACGCCCGTCTTCCTGCTCTCCGACGGCTACCTGGCCAACGGCTCCGAGCCGTGGCGCATCCCCGAACTGGAGGAGCTGCCGGACCTGCGGGTGCGGTTCGCGCAGGGCCCGAACCACACCCTGGACGACGGCACCGAGGTCTTCTGGCCCTACAAGCGCGACCCGCGCACGCTCGCCCGCCCGTGGGCCGTCCCCGGCACCCCGGGTCTGGAGCACCGGATCGGCGGCATCGAGAAGCAGGACGGCACGGGCAACATCTCCTACGACCCGGCCAACCACGACTTCATGGTCCGCACCCGGCAGGCGAAGGTCGACGGGATCGACGTGCCGGACGTGGAGGTCGACGACCCGGCCGGCGCCCGCACCCTGGTCCTCGGCTGGGGTTCCACCTACGGGCCGATCACCGCGGCCGTACGCCGCGTCCGCAAGGAGGGCGGCCGGATCGCCCAGGCCCACCTGCGTCACCTCAACCCCTTCCCGCGCAACCTCGGCGCGGTCCTGAGCGGCTACGACAAGGTCGTCGTGCCCGAGATGAACCTCGGCCAGCTCGCCACCCTCGTCCGGGCGAAGTACCTGGTCGACGCCCGCTCCTACACCCAGGTCAACGGCATGCCGTTCAAGGCCGAGCAGCTGGCCGAGGCCCTGAAGGAGGCCATCGATGACTGA
- a CDS encoding helix-turn-helix domain-containing protein codes for MTVSDWRVDGEDMCPYRLVLEHVTSRWGVLVLIRLLERPHRFSELRRAIGRVSEKMLTQTLQTLERDGLVHRDAKPVIPPRVDYSLTGLGREAAEQVRALAAWTEHRMDAVENARRAYDEARAP; via the coding sequence ATGACGGTAAGTGACTGGCGGGTCGACGGCGAGGACATGTGCCCCTACCGGCTGGTGCTGGAGCACGTCACCAGCCGCTGGGGCGTCCTCGTCCTCATCCGGCTCCTGGAACGCCCGCACCGCTTCAGCGAGCTGCGCCGCGCCATCGGACGGGTCAGCGAGAAGATGCTCACGCAGACCCTCCAGACCCTGGAGCGCGACGGCCTGGTCCACCGGGACGCCAAGCCGGTGATCCCGCCCCGCGTCGACTACTCCCTCACCGGCCTGGGCCGCGAGGCCGCCGAGCAGGTGCGCGCCCTCGCCGCGTGGACCGAGCACCGGATGGACGCGGTGGAGAACGCCCGCCGGGCCTACGACGAGGCCCGGGCGCCGTAG
- the rarD gene encoding EamA family transporter RarD, with product MAGKSRGEQRIGLLNGFAAYGMWGLFPLFFPLLKPAGATEVLAHRMVWSLAVVAAVLLVLRRWKWAGELLRQPRRLALIAAAAAVIATNWGVYIWAVNNDRVVEASLGYFINPLVTIALGVLLLKERLRPVQWAAVGIGAVAVVVLAVGYGRPPWISLILAFSFGTYGLIKKKVNLGGLESLAAETAIQFLPALAFLLWLGARGDSTFTSEGPGHAALLATTGIVTALPLICFGAAAIRVPLSTIGLLQYLAPVFQFLCGVLYFHEAMPPERWAGFALVWLALALLTWDALHTAHRSARTLRAAAAAAGAAAAGGAGGALDGAPSNAGELKVPPVDTRP from the coding sequence GTGGCCGGGAAGTCCAGGGGCGAGCAGCGCATAGGTCTGCTGAACGGCTTCGCGGCGTACGGGATGTGGGGGCTGTTCCCCCTGTTCTTCCCCCTCCTCAAGCCCGCCGGGGCGACCGAGGTGCTCGCCCACCGGATGGTGTGGTCCCTCGCCGTGGTCGCCGCGGTGCTGCTCGTGCTGCGGCGCTGGAAGTGGGCCGGTGAGCTGCTGCGGCAGCCCCGCCGCCTCGCGCTGATCGCGGCCGCCGCGGCCGTCATCGCCACCAACTGGGGCGTCTACATCTGGGCCGTGAACAACGACCGGGTCGTCGAGGCCTCCCTCGGCTACTTCATCAACCCGCTGGTCACCATCGCCCTGGGCGTGCTGCTGCTGAAGGAGCGGCTGCGGCCCGTGCAGTGGGCGGCGGTCGGGATCGGTGCCGTGGCGGTCGTCGTGCTCGCCGTCGGCTACGGCCGTCCGCCGTGGATCTCCCTGATCCTCGCCTTCTCCTTCGGCACCTACGGCCTGATCAAGAAGAAGGTCAACCTCGGCGGGCTGGAGTCGCTGGCCGCCGAGACCGCGATCCAGTTCCTGCCCGCCCTCGCGTTCCTGCTGTGGCTGGGCGCGCGGGGCGACTCCACCTTCACCAGCGAGGGCCCCGGCCACGCGGCGCTGCTCGCCACCACCGGCATCGTCACCGCGCTCCCGTTGATCTGCTTCGGCGCCGCCGCGATCCGCGTGCCGCTGTCCACCATCGGCCTGCTGCAGTACCTCGCCCCGGTCTTCCAGTTCCTGTGCGGCGTCCTCTACTTCCACGAGGCCATGCCCCCGGAGCGCTGGGCCGGCTTCGCCCTGGTCTGGCTGGCCCTCGCCCTGCTCACCTGGGACGCCCTGCACACCGCCCACCGCTCCGCGCGGACCCTGCGGGCGGCGGCCGCGGCGGCCGGCGCTGCGGCTGCGGGTGGTGCCGGTGGTGCCCTTGACGGTGCGCCGTCGAACGCCGGCGAGCTGAAGGTGCCGCCGGTCGACACGCGGCCGTAG
- a CDS encoding NAD(P)H-binding protein, with the protein MRIVVTGATGKLGRHVVGQLLEKVAAEQITAVVRDEARAADLAARGVRLAVADYNTPGSFDGLFTAGDKVLLISGSEVDKDRPAQHKVVIDAAGAAGVALLAYTSAPGSLTAALADDHRATEEILLSSGVPYTLLRNGWYFENYTENLAPVLAHRAVVQAAGDGRVSAASRADYAAAAVAVLTGEGHENRTYELGGDTSFGFADYAAELSRQTGEEIVYHAVSVDAYAEILTGAGLPEPVAAVFAGVDASIEKGELEITTGDLSRLTGRPTTSLADAVAAALKG; encoded by the coding sequence ATGCGCATCGTCGTCACCGGAGCCACCGGAAAGCTCGGCCGTCACGTCGTCGGGCAGTTGCTGGAGAAGGTCGCCGCCGAGCAGATCACCGCGGTCGTGCGGGACGAGGCCAGGGCCGCCGACCTCGCGGCGCGCGGCGTACGCCTGGCGGTCGCCGACTACAACACGCCCGGGAGCTTCGACGGCCTCTTCACCGCCGGCGACAAGGTCCTGCTGATCTCCGGCAGCGAGGTCGACAAGGACCGCCCCGCCCAGCACAAGGTGGTCATCGACGCCGCCGGCGCCGCCGGTGTCGCGCTGCTCGCCTACACCAGCGCCCCGGGCAGCCTGACCGCCGCGCTCGCCGACGACCACCGCGCCACCGAGGAGATCCTGCTGTCCTCGGGCGTGCCGTACACGCTGCTGCGCAACGGCTGGTACTTCGAGAACTACACCGAGAACCTGGCCCCGGTGCTGGCTCACCGCGCCGTGGTCCAGGCCGCGGGCGACGGCCGCGTCTCGGCGGCGTCCCGCGCCGACTACGCGGCCGCCGCGGTCGCCGTGCTGACCGGCGAGGGCCACGAGAACCGCACGTACGAGCTGGGCGGCGACACCTCCTTCGGCTTCGCGGACTACGCGGCGGAGCTGAGCCGGCAGACCGGCGAGGAGATCGTCTACCACGCCGTCTCCGTCGACGCGTACGCCGAGATCCTCACCGGCGCCGGGCTGCCCGAGCCGGTGGCCGCGGTCTTCGCCGGCGTGGACGCCTCCATCGAGAAGGGCGAGCTGGAGATCACCACCGGTGACCTCTCCCGGCTCACCGGCCGCCCCACCACCTCGCTCGCGGACGCCGTCGCCGCCGCGCTGAAGGGCTGA
- a CDS encoding VOC family protein yields the protein MDETAEAFAPAPVHWKVVIDAVDPHAQADFWAAALGYAVEDNSALVRRLLDGGALPAEATVDFHGRPAFRDLIAVRHPDDPYDEYSGTGLGRRLLFQRVPEPKSGKNRLHLDLHPGADRREAEVERLGALGARVLREVREPAGQWVVMADPEGNEFCVH from the coding sequence ATGGACGAGACAGCCGAGGCGTTCGCGCCCGCACCCGTGCACTGGAAGGTCGTCATCGACGCCGTGGATCCGCACGCTCAGGCGGATTTCTGGGCCGCGGCGCTCGGCTACGCGGTCGAGGACAACAGCGCGCTGGTCCGGCGGCTGCTGGACGGCGGTGCGCTGCCCGCCGAGGCCACCGTGGACTTCCACGGCCGTCCCGCCTTCCGGGACCTGATCGCCGTACGGCACCCCGACGACCCGTACGACGAGTACAGCGGCACGGGCCTCGGGCGCCGTCTGCTGTTCCAGCGCGTTCCCGAACCGAAGTCCGGCAAGAACCGGCTCCACCTGGACCTGCATCCGGGCGCGGACCGGCGTGAGGCGGAGGTGGAGCGGCTCGGAGCGCTGGGCGCGAGGGTGCTGCGGGAGGTGAGGGAACCGGCCGGCCAGTGGGTGGTGATGGCGGATCCGGAGGGGAACGAGTTCTGCGTGCACTAG
- a CDS encoding 2-oxoacid:ferredoxin oxidoreductase subunit beta codes for MTEALKLVPKAEARQSMKDFKSDQEVRWCPGCGDYAILAAVQGFMPELGLARENIVFVSGIGCSSRFPYYMNTYGMHSIHGRAPAIATGLAASRRDLSVWVVTGDGDALSIGGNHLIHALRRNVNLKILLFNNRIYGLTKGQYSPTSEVGKITKSTPMGSLDAPFNPVSLALGAEASFVARTVDSDRKHLTEVLRQAAAHPGTALIEIYQNCNIFNDGAFDALKDRQSAEEAVIRLEHGQPIRFGGGLTKGVVRDRATGDLRIVTVTPDNEADILVHDAHAASPTTAFALSRLADPDTLHNTPIGVFRAVERPVYDAQMSDQLDTAVERKGKGDLAALLAGGDTWTVVG; via the coding sequence ATGACTGAGGCACTGAAGCTGGTCCCCAAGGCCGAGGCCAGGCAGTCCATGAAGGACTTCAAGTCCGACCAGGAAGTGCGCTGGTGCCCCGGATGCGGTGACTACGCGATCCTCGCCGCCGTGCAGGGCTTCATGCCGGAGCTCGGCCTGGCGCGCGAGAACATCGTCTTCGTCTCCGGCATCGGCTGCTCCTCCCGCTTCCCGTACTACATGAACACCTACGGGATGCACTCCATCCACGGCCGCGCCCCGGCGATCGCCACCGGCCTCGCCGCGAGCCGGCGCGACCTGAGCGTGTGGGTCGTCACCGGCGACGGCGACGCGCTGTCCATCGGCGGCAACCACCTGATCCACGCCCTGCGCCGCAACGTCAACCTCAAGATCCTGCTGTTCAACAACCGGATCTACGGTCTGACGAAGGGCCAGTACTCGCCCACCTCCGAGGTCGGCAAGATCACCAAGTCGACGCCGATGGGCTCGCTGGACGCACCCTTCAACCCGGTGTCGCTGGCGCTGGGCGCGGAGGCGTCCTTCGTGGCCCGCACGGTCGACTCCGACCGCAAGCACCTCACCGAGGTGCTGCGCCAGGCCGCCGCCCACCCGGGCACCGCGCTGATCGAGATCTACCAGAACTGCAACATCTTCAACGACGGCGCCTTCGACGCCCTGAAGGACAGGCAGTCGGCGGAGGAGGCGGTGATCCGGCTGGAGCACGGGCAGCCGATCCGCTTCGGCGGCGGGCTGACCAAGGGCGTCGTCCGGGACCGGGCCACCGGCGATCTGCGGATCGTGACCGTGACGCCGGACAACGAGGCCGACATCCTGGTCCACGACGCCCACGCGGCCTCCCCGACCACCGCGTTCGCGCTGTCCCGGCTCGCCGACCCGGACACGCTGCACAACACCCCGATCGGCGTGTTCCGCGCGGTGGAGCGGCCGGTGTACGACGCGCAGATGTCCGACCAGCTGGACACGGCCGTCGAGCGGAAGGGCAAGGGGGATCTGGCCGCGCTGCTGGCGGGCGGGGACACCTGGACGGTCGTCGGCTGA
- a CDS encoding tetratricopeptide repeat protein, with translation MSRFSREQQQDQQHDGALPAAPVDVRVHAGGGAGGGPVAGAVTVDGAPLVPAPGEEPQQAVLNHLHRIARGTGRPVLATVHDERIGYVVPLRVDPDGSSRFTNRPTPTPPTPAPAPAAGPGTVAPPTGTFGPPPAMTTEPHPAPVSAPTATTPAITAPGGTPPPHRSPDPKPTPPRGFDAVAEAVLGDDTPAHASGHAPGGTPANAAARTPLAEPLARIGEAVREGRIDTASALADQALRDGTATLGPDHPEVLRLGELTAYVAYLAGDPVRAFRLSVDLVHARRRTGDAEAAYGNVQSAATAWRAVRDPRCGLDLGHELIALWSTLAAEPGPAAEDADELESARTRMTRLTDRARKAAAGPAAG, from the coding sequence ATGTCTCGTTTCAGCCGCGAGCAGCAGCAGGACCAGCAGCACGACGGCGCGCTTCCGGCCGCCCCGGTCGACGTCCGCGTCCACGCCGGCGGCGGCGCCGGTGGCGGTCCGGTTGCGGGCGCGGTGACGGTCGACGGGGCACCGCTCGTCCCCGCCCCGGGCGAGGAACCCCAGCAGGCCGTCCTGAATCACCTCCACCGCATCGCGCGCGGCACCGGCCGCCCCGTCCTCGCCACCGTTCACGACGAGCGCATCGGCTACGTCGTCCCCCTCCGGGTCGATCCGGACGGCTCCAGCCGCTTCACGAACCGCCCCACGCCGACACCCCCCACCCCTGCCCCCGCTCCCGCCGCCGGTCCGGGCACGGTCGCACCCCCCACGGGCACCTTCGGCCCGCCCCCGGCCATGACCACCGAGCCGCACCCGGCCCCGGTCAGCGCCCCGACGGCCACCACCCCGGCGATCACCGCCCCCGGCGGCACGCCCCCTCCCCACCGCTCCCCCGACCCCAAGCCCACCCCGCCCCGAGGCTTCGACGCCGTCGCTGAAGCCGTGCTCGGTGACGACACCCCCGCCCATGCCTCCGGACACGCCCCCGGAGGAACCCCCGCGAACGCCGCCGCGCGGACGCCGCTGGCCGAGCCCCTGGCCCGGATCGGCGAGGCCGTGCGGGAGGGCCGCATAGACACCGCGTCCGCCCTCGCCGACCAGGCGCTGCGCGACGGGACGGCGACGCTGGGGCCGGATCACCCGGAGGTCCTGCGGCTGGGCGAGCTGACCGCCTACGTGGCCTACCTGGCCGGCGACCCGGTGCGCGCCTTCCGGCTCTCCGTCGACCTGGTGCACGCGCGGCGCCGTACGGGCGACGCGGAGGCGGCGTACGGCAACGTGCAGAGCGCGGCGACGGCCTGGCGCGCCGTACGCGATCCCCGGTGCGGCCTGGATCTCGGGCACGAGCTGATCGCCCTGTGGTCGACGCTGGCCGCCGAGCCCGGCCCGGCCGCCGAGGACGCCGACGAGCTGGAATCGGCCCGCACCCGCATGACCCGCCTCACGGACCGCGCCCGCAAGGCGGCGGCCGGGCCGGCGGCGGGGTGA
- a CDS encoding response regulator transcription factor: MEDRVRVVIAEDSVLLREGLTRLLTDRGHEVVAGVADADALIKTMADLAAEDALPDVVVADVRMPPTHTDEGVRAAVQLRKAHPGLGVLVLSQYVEERYATELLAGSSRGVGYLLKDRVAEVREFVDAVVRVARGGTALDPEVVAQLLGRSRKQDVLAGLTPREREVLGLMAEGRTNSAIARQLVVSDGAVEKHVSNIFLKLGLSPSEGDHRRVLAVLTYLNS, encoded by the coding sequence GTGGAGGACAGGGTGCGGGTGGTCATCGCCGAGGATTCGGTGCTGCTCAGAGAGGGGCTGACCCGGTTGCTCACCGACCGTGGGCACGAGGTCGTCGCCGGGGTGGCGGACGCCGACGCGTTGATCAAGACGATGGCCGATCTGGCGGCGGAGGACGCGCTGCCCGACGTCGTGGTCGCCGATGTGCGGATGCCGCCGACGCACACGGACGAGGGGGTGCGCGCGGCGGTGCAGCTGCGCAAGGCGCATCCGGGGCTCGGGGTGCTGGTGCTGTCGCAGTACGTGGAGGAGCGCTACGCCACCGAGCTGCTGGCCGGCTCCAGCCGCGGGGTCGGGTATCTGCTGAAGGACCGGGTCGCCGAGGTGCGCGAGTTCGTGGACGCGGTGGTACGGGTCGCGCGGGGCGGCACCGCGCTGGACCCGGAGGTCGTCGCCCAGCTGCTGGGCCGCAGCCGTAAGCAGGACGTGCTGGCGGGGCTTACCCCGAGGGAGCGCGAGGTGCTGGGGCTGATGGCGGAGGGGCGGACGAACTCGGCCATCGCGCGGCAGCTGGTGGTCAGCGACGGCGCCGTGGAGAAGCACGTCAGCAACATCTTCCTGAAGCTCGGGCTGTCCCCGAGCGAGGGCGATCACCGCAGGGTCCTCGCCGTGCTGACGTATCTGAATTCCTGA
- a CDS encoding ABC transporter ATP-binding protein, producing the protein MREPPATAGAGEDGRPGPDDPDGVIVTRALTKRYRGGQLAVDGLDLTVPAGSVFGFLGPNGSGKTTTIRMLMGLIEPTSGTARVLGRPMPRAACAVLPQVGALIEGPALYGFLSGRDNLLRYDAADPTADPRTRRARVAAALDRVGLTAAAGKKAKAYSLGMKQRLGLAAALLQPRRLLVLDEPTNGLDPQGMREIRTLVRELADDGTTVFLSSHLLDEIEQVCTHAAVMARGRLITQGTVADLAAGLRGRLVVTTPDTGDAARVLKERGVADVVVAEERVSGEAPEGELGDLNAALVTAGVRVRGFGIERASLEDAFVALTGEGFDVAG; encoded by the coding sequence ATGCGCGAACCGCCCGCCACGGCAGGGGCCGGCGAGGACGGCCGTCCCGGTCCTGACGACCCGGACGGCGTCATCGTCACCCGTGCGCTCACCAAGCGCTACCGCGGCGGGCAGCTCGCCGTCGACGGTCTGGACCTGACCGTCCCGGCGGGCAGCGTCTTCGGCTTCCTCGGCCCGAACGGCAGCGGCAAGACCACCACCATCCGCATGCTGATGGGCCTGATCGAACCCACCTCCGGTACGGCGCGGGTGCTCGGCCGGCCCATGCCGCGCGCCGCCTGCGCCGTACTGCCGCAGGTCGGCGCCCTCATCGAGGGCCCGGCCCTGTACGGCTTCCTCTCCGGCCGCGACAACCTCCTGCGCTACGACGCCGCCGACCCGACCGCCGATCCGCGCACCCGGCGCGCCCGCGTCGCCGCCGCGCTGGACCGGGTGGGGCTCACGGCGGCGGCCGGGAAGAAGGCGAAGGCGTACTCCCTCGGCATGAAGCAGCGCCTCGGGCTGGCCGCGGCCCTGCTCCAGCCCCGCAGGCTGCTCGTCCTGGACGAGCCGACCAACGGCCTCGACCCGCAGGGCATGCGGGAGATCCGCACACTCGTGCGGGAACTGGCCGACGACGGCACCACCGTCTTCCTCTCCTCCCACCTGCTCGACGAGATCGAGCAGGTCTGCACGCACGCCGCGGTGATGGCCAGGGGCCGTCTGATCACCCAGGGCACGGTCGCCGACCTCGCGGCCGGACTGCGCGGCCGGCTCGTCGTGACCACGCCGGACACCGGGGACGCGGCGCGGGTGCTGAAGGAGCGAGGCGTCGCGGACGTCGTCGTGGCGGAGGAACGGGTCAGCGGCGAGGCGCCCGAGGGGGAACTCGGCGACCTCAACGCCGCGTTGGTCACAGCGGGGGTGCGGGTGCGCGGCTTCGGTATCGAACGGGCCTCGCTGGAGGACGCGTTCGTCGCGCTGACGGGGGAGGGGTTCGATGTCGCGGGCTGA